In Mycobacterium tuberculosis H37Rv, a single window of DNA contains:
- the lpqC gene encoding esterase LpqC — MPWARMLSLIVLMVCLAGCGGDQLLARHASSVATFQFGGLTRSYRLHVPPAEPSGLVISLHGGGGTGAGQEALTDFDAVADAADLLVVYPDGYDKSWADGRGASPADRRHLDDVGFLVALAAKLVHDFDIAPGHVFATGMSNGGFMSNRLACDRADIFAAVAPVAGTLGVGVTCNPSRPVSVLEAHGTADPLVPFNGGAVRGRGGLSHSISVASLVDRWRAVDGCQGDPSAAELPDVGDGTMVHLFDSSSCAAGTEVISYQIDNGGHTWPGGRQYLPKAVIGATTRAFDGSQVIAQFFATHGRD, encoded by the coding sequence ATGCCGTGGGCGCGAATGCTGTCGCTTATCGTTCTCATGGTTTGCCTGGCCGGGTGTGGCGGTGATCAGCTACTGGCCAGGCATGCCAGTTCGGTAGCGACGTTCCAGTTCGGGGGCTTGACCCGCAGTTATCGCTTGCACGTGCCGCCCGCTGAGCCCTCCGGGTTGGTGATCAGCCTGCACGGTGGTGGCGGCACCGGAGCCGGACAGGAGGCTCTCACCGATTTCGACGCTGTTGCCGACGCCGCCGACTTGTTGGTTGTCTATCCTGACGGCTACGACAAAAGCTGGGCCGACGGGAGGGGGGCGTCGCCGGCGGATCGCCGTCATCTCGACGACGTTGGGTTCTTGGTCGCGCTGGCCGCAAAGCTGGTGCACGACTTCGACATCGCTCCCGGGCACGTCTTCGCCACCGGCATGTCCAACGGTGGCTTCATGTCCAACCGGCTGGCGTGTGACCGTGCCGATATCTTCGCCGCGGTCGCGCCGGTGGCGGGCACGCTGGGTGTGGGTGTGACATGTAATCCGTCGCGGCCGGTGTCGGTGCTCGAAGCACACGGCACCGCCGACCCGCTGGTGCCGTTCAACGGCGGGGCGGTGCGTGGTCGCGGCGGGCTCAGCCATTCCATCTCGGTTGCGAGCTTGGTGGATCGCTGGCGGGCGGTCGATGGGTGTCAGGGCGATCCGTCGGCGGCGGAGCTGCCTGACGTCGGGGACGGAACAATGGTGCACCTTTTCGATTCCAGCTCATGTGCGGCCGGCACCGAGGTGATCTCCTACCAGATCGACAATGGCGGACATACCTGGCCGGGTGGCAGGCAATATCTGCCCAAGGCGGTCATCGGGGCGACCACGCGCGCGTTCGACGGGTCGCAAGTCATTGCCCAGTTCTTCGCTACCCACGGCCGCGACTAG
- the nei gene encoding endonuclease VIII, translating into MPEGDTVWHTAATLRRHLAGRTLTRCDIRVPRFAAVDLTGEVVDEVISRGKHLFIRTGTASIHSHLQMDGSWRVGNRPVRVDHRARIILEANQQEQAIRVVGVDLGLLEVIDRHNDGAVVAHLGPDLLADDWDPQRAAANLIVAPDRPIAEALLDQRVLAGIGNVYCNELCFVSGVLPTAPVSAVADPRRLVTRARDMLWVNRFRWNRCTTGDTRAGRRLWVYGRAGQGCRRCGTLIAYDTTDERVRYWCPACQR; encoded by the coding sequence ATGCCCGAGGGCGACACCGTCTGGCACACCGCGGCCACGTTGCGGCGGCATCTGGCCGGTCGCACGTTGACACGTTGCGACATCCGAGTGCCACGGTTTGCCGCCGTCGACCTCACCGGCGAGGTAGTGGACGAGGTGATCAGTCGGGGCAAGCACCTGTTCATCCGAACCGGGACAGCCAGCATTCATTCGCATCTGCAGATGGACGGCAGCTGGCGGGTCGGCAACAGGCCGGTGCGGGTGGATCATCGGGCGCGAATCATTTTGGAAGCCAACCAGCAAGAACAGGCCATCCGGGTGGTCGGCGTCGACCTAGGCCTGTTGGAGGTCATCGACCGGCACAACGACGGCGCCGTCGTCGCACACCTAGGACCTGATCTGCTGGCCGACGATTGGGACCCGCAGCGTGCAGCCGCCAACCTGATCGTTGCCCCGGACCGGCCCATCGCCGAGGCACTGCTCGACCAGCGGGTGCTCGCCGGGATCGGCAACGTGTATTGCAACGAACTGTGCTTCGTCAGCGGAGTATTGCCGACGGCCCCGGTGAGCGCGGTCGCCGACCCGCGCCGCCTGGTCACCCGCGCCCGAGACATGCTGTGGGTCAACCGCTTCCGCTGGAATCGGTGCACCACTGGCGATACCCGGGCCGGCCGGCGACTGTGGGTCTACGGGCGGGCCGGGCAGGGTTGCCGCCGCTGCGGCACGCTCATCGCCTACGACACTACCGACGAGCGGGTGCGGTATTGGTGCCCGGCCTGCCAGCGCTGA